The following are encoded together in the Gemmatimonadaceae bacterium genome:
- the rplE gene encoding 50S ribosomal protein L5, with protein sequence MLPKGPHLGAKLPVPAPRLHGYYRSTVAPKLMQQFGLTNVHQIPALAKIVINVGLGEAIKQPKLLDSVVEELALITGQRPVRKKAKKSIANFGLREGQEIGAAVTLRGSRMWEFLDRFINSALPRVRDFRGLGTRSFDGRGNYSVGIKEQMIFPEINYDMVEQIHGMDITFVTTTDKDDQSFALLRELGMPFRGDEKPVVVAFTN encoded by the coding sequence ATGCTGCCGAAGGGGCCGCACCTCGGGGCCAAGCTCCCGGTGCCGGCACCGCGCCTGCACGGGTATTACCGGAGCACGGTGGCGCCGAAGCTGATGCAGCAATTCGGGCTGACCAACGTGCACCAGATCCCCGCACTCGCGAAGATCGTGATCAACGTGGGGCTGGGCGAGGCGATCAAGCAGCCCAAGCTGCTCGACTCGGTGGTCGAGGAGCTGGCGCTGATCACCGGGCAGCGCCCGGTGCGGAAGAAGGCGAAGAAGTCCATCGCCAACTTCGGGTTGCGTGAGGGGCAGGAGATCGGGGCGGCGGTGACATTGCGCGGCTCGCGCATGTGGGAGTTCCTGGACCGCTTCATCAACAGCGCGTTGCCGCGCGTCCGCGACTTCCGCGGGCTGGGCACGCGCTCGTTCGACGGGCGCGGGAACTACTCGGTGGGGATCAAGGAGCAGATGATCTTCCCGGAGATCAACTACGACATGGTCGAGCAGATCCACGGGATGGATATCACGTTCGTGACGACCACGGACAAGGACGACCAGTCCTTCGCGCTGCTGCGCGAGCTGGGGATGCCGTTCCGCGGCGACGAGAAGCCGGTCGTCGTCGCGTTCACCAACTGA
- the rplX gene encoding 50S ribosomal protein L24 encodes MPITKGDTVRVMRGEDKGKEGKVLRVFTKTGRVTVEGINIVKRHRKARRAEEQSAIIEMPAPIHHSNVMLLDPKSGTPTRTRRQIDADGTKERISAKSGDAIPRNR; translated from the coding sequence ATGCCCATCACCAAGGGCGACACCGTGCGCGTCATGCGCGGCGAGGACAAGGGGAAGGAGGGGAAGGTCCTCCGTGTCTTCACCAAGACCGGGCGCGTGACCGTGGAAGGGATCAACATCGTGAAGCGGCATCGGAAGGCGCGTCGCGCGGAGGAGCAGAGCGCGATCATCGAGATGCCGGCCCCGATTCATCATTCGAACGTGATGCTGCTCGATCCGAAGAGCGGGACGCCGACGCGCACCCGCCGTCAGATCGATGCGGATGGCACGAAGGAACGCATCAGCGCCAAGAGCGGGGATGCCATCCCGCGCAACCGCTGA
- the rplN gene encoding 50S ribosomal protein L14 — protein sequence MIQQESVVKVADNSGAKKALVIRVLGGTKRRYAGLGDKVIVAVKDALPNGTVKKSDVAKAVVVRTVKETRRKDGSYIRFDENAVVIIDDKGEPRGTRIFGPVARELREKRYMKIVSLAPEVL from the coding sequence ATGATCCAACAGGAATCGGTGGTCAAGGTCGCGGACAACTCGGGCGCGAAGAAGGCGCTCGTGATCCGCGTGCTCGGTGGGACCAAGCGACGGTATGCCGGACTTGGCGACAAGGTGATCGTGGCGGTGAAGGACGCCCTTCCCAATGGGACGGTGAAGAAGTCCGACGTCGCGAAGGCGGTCGTGGTGCGGACCGTGAAGGAGACGCGCCGGAAGGATGGGAGCTACATCCGCTTCGACGAGAATGCGGTCGTGATCATTGACGACAAGGGCGAGCCCCGCGGGACGCGCATCTTCGGCCCCGTGGCGCGCGAGCTGCGCGAGAAGCGGTACATGAAGATCGTCTCGCTCGCGCCGGAGGTCTTGTAA
- the rpsQ gene encoding 30S ribosomal protein S17 has translation MTNNGQQASPRNARKVRVGVVVSDKMQKTVVVKIDRRVPHPTYGKMVTRTKKVKAHDEENSAKTGDTVRIMETRPLSKDKRWRVVEIVERAR, from the coding sequence ATGACCAACAACGGGCAGCAGGCATCGCCGCGGAACGCGCGCAAGGTGCGCGTGGGCGTGGTGGTGAGCGACAAGATGCAGAAGACCGTGGTCGTGAAGATCGACCGCCGGGTCCCGCATCCGACGTACGGCAAGATGGTGACGCGCACGAAGAAGGTGAAAGCTCACGACGAGGAGAACTCGGCGAAGACGGGCGACACCGTGCGCATCATGGAGACGCGCCCCCTGTCGAAGGACAAGCGGTGGCGCGTGGTGGAGATCGTCGAGCGGGCGCGCTAG
- the rpmC gene encoding 50S ribosomal protein L29, whose amino-acid sequence MRAEEIRELNVAEIRARIAELEEERFRLRFRSATEPLEDPLQLRAIRKNIARLQTVLRERELAAPAKR is encoded by the coding sequence ATGCGAGCTGAGGAGATTCGCGAGTTGAACGTGGCGGAGATCCGCGCGCGCATTGCCGAGTTGGAGGAGGAGCGTTTCCGCCTTCGCTTCCGCAGCGCGACGGAGCCGCTGGAGGATCCGCTGCAGCTGCGGGCGATCCGCAAGAACATCGCGCGCCTGCAGACGGTGCTGCGCGAACGTGAGCTGGCCGCACCGGCCAAGCGCTAG
- the rplP gene encoding 50S ribosomal protein L16, producing MLSPKRVKFRKMFKGRTKGLAQRGAEISFGHYGLQALEPGWVTSRQIEACRVAMTRHIKRGGKVWIRIFPDKPITKKPAETRMGKGKGSPEGWVAVVKPGRVMFELEGVTREIAEKAMALASAKLGVKTKFVVREEAHSDAS from the coding sequence ATGCTCAGTCCTAAGCGAGTAAAGTTCCGGAAGATGTTCAAGGGCCGGACGAAGGGGTTGGCGCAGCGAGGCGCCGAGATCTCCTTCGGGCACTACGGCCTGCAGGCGCTCGAGCCGGGGTGGGTGACCAGCCGGCAGATCGAGGCGTGCCGTGTCGCCATGACGCGTCATATCAAGCGCGGCGGCAAGGTGTGGATCCGCATCTTCCCGGACAAGCCGATCACGAAGAAGCCGGCCGAGACCCGAATGGGGAAGGGGAAGGGTTCGCCCGAGGGGTGGGTGGCCGTGGTGAAGCCGGGGCGTGTGATGTTCGAGCTGGAAGGGGTGACGCGCGAGATTGCCGAGAAGGCGATGGCGCTGGCCTCGGCCAAGCTTGGGGTGAAGACGAAGTTCGTCGTCCGCGAGGAGGCGCATTCCGATGCGAGCTGA
- the rpsC gene encoding 30S ribosomal protein S3 codes for MGQKTNPIGFRLGITKQWRSRWYANREFPQMLKEDALLRKYLKTRLGHAAISDIHIERKPGKVVVTIHTGRPGVVIGKKGAEVDKLRDELAQLTGKEVGINVEEIKRPELDSQLVADNIANQLSQRISFRRAMKRAVQSAMRMGAQGIKVKAGGRLGGAEIARVEGYHEGRVPLHTLRADIDYATSTAKTTFGTIGVKVWIFRGEVVEDRRGKTYSTGA; via the coding sequence ATGGGACAGAAGACGAATCCGATCGGCTTCCGCCTCGGGATCACGAAGCAGTGGCGCTCGCGCTGGTATGCGAACCGTGAGTTCCCGCAGATGCTGAAGGAAGACGCCTTGCTGCGGAAGTACCTCAAGACGCGCCTTGGGCACGCCGCGATCTCCGACATCCACATCGAGCGGAAGCCGGGAAAGGTGGTGGTGACGATCCACACCGGGCGACCGGGGGTGGTGATCGGGAAGAAGGGGGCGGAAGTGGACAAGCTTCGCGACGAGCTGGCGCAGCTGACGGGGAAGGAGGTCGGGATCAACGTCGAGGAGATCAAGCGTCCCGAGCTCGACAGCCAGCTGGTGGCGGACAACATCGCGAACCAGCTGTCGCAGCGCATCTCGTTCCGTCGCGCGATGAAGCGTGCGGTGCAGAGTGCGATGCGCATGGGGGCGCAGGGAATCAAGGTGAAGGCGGGCGGCCGCCTGGGCGGCGCCGAGATCGCGCGCGTGGAAGGGTACCACGAGGGTCGGGTGCCGCTGCACACGCTGCGTGCCGACATCGACTATGCCACGTCGACGGCGAAGACCACCTTTGGCACCATTGGTGTGAAGGTCTGGATCTTCCGGGGCGAGGTGGTCGAGGATCGCCGTGGCAAGACGTACAGCACCGGCGCCTGA
- the rplV gene encoding 50S ribosomal protein L22, giving the protein MATEARAIQRTTRQSPYKMRLVIDQIRGKMVNDALALLKFSKKHAAVQIAKTLESAVANAEQAARAANASLDVDTLFVKKAIINEGPKLKRWTPAAMGRATPVHKRTSHVEIVVAEKEGR; this is encoded by the coding sequence ATGGCTACCGAGGCACGCGCGATCCAGCGCACCACGCGGCAGTCGCCGTACAAGATGCGGCTGGTCATCGACCAGATCCGCGGCAAGATGGTCAATGACGCGCTGGCGCTGCTCAAGTTCTCGAAGAAGCACGCCGCGGTGCAGATCGCGAAGACGCTGGAGTCGGCGGTGGCAAACGCGGAGCAGGCGGCCCGTGCGGCCAACGCGTCGCTGGACGTCGACACGCTCTTCGTGAAGAAGGCGATCATCAACGAGGGTCCGAAGCTCAAGCGGTGGACGCCGGCGGCGATGGGCCGCGCGACGCCGGTTCACAAGCGCACCAGCCACGTCGAGATCGTCGTGGCGGAGAAGGAAGGTCGATAA
- the rpsS gene encoding 30S ribosomal protein S19, producing MARSIKKGPFVQEALLKKVAGMNARNEKKVMKTWSRASTILPDFVGHTFAVHNGNKFVPVYVTENMVGHKLGEFAPTRLFRGHSGNRPTDKKAPAAAPAKGGK from the coding sequence ATGGCTCGTAGCATCAAGAAAGGCCCGTTCGTCCAGGAGGCGCTGCTGAAGAAGGTGGCGGGGATGAATGCGCGGAACGAGAAGAAGGTCATGAAGACGTGGTCGCGGGCGAGCACCATCCTCCCCGACTTCGTGGGGCACACGTTCGCGGTGCACAACGGGAACAAGTTCGTCCCGGTGTACGTGACCGAGAACATGGTGGGGCACAAGCTCGGCGAGTTTGCGCCGACGCGACTGTTCCGCGGCCACTCGGGGAACCGACCGACGGACAAGAAGGCGCCGGCTGCGGCGCCGGCCAAGGGAGGGAAGTAA
- the rplB gene encoding 50S ribosomal protein L2, with amino-acid sequence MGIRQFKPVTKGTRFRSISDFAEITRSTPEKSLVEPLKKSGGRDNHGHVAMRRRGGGHKRQYRIIDFKRNRFGDVAVVKTIEYDPNRSARIALVQYADGEKRYILHPKGLGVGDSVVSGPGSDVRTGNALPLGEVPLGTSVHNIELIPGKGGQMARSAGMSAEVVAKEGEYVTLRMGSTEMRRVHQRCLATIGEVGNSEHELQSWGKAGKTRWKGRRPKVRGEVMNPVDHPHGGRTRGGRNVVSPWGKKEGVKTRNMKKPSQRLIVRGRKRGKATQSGF; translated from the coding sequence ATGGGCATCCGTCAATTCAAGCCGGTGACGAAGGGGACGCGATTCCGTTCGATCTCCGATTTCGCGGAGATCACGCGGAGCACCCCCGAGAAGTCGCTCGTCGAGCCGCTCAAGAAGTCGGGCGGTCGCGACAACCACGGCCACGTGGCGATGCGTCGCCGCGGCGGTGGTCACAAGCGGCAGTACCGCATCATCGACTTCAAGCGCAACCGCTTCGGCGACGTGGCGGTGGTGAAGACGATCGAGTACGACCCGAACCGTTCGGCGCGCATTGCGCTGGTGCAGTATGCGGACGGGGAGAAGCGCTACATCCTGCACCCGAAGGGGCTGGGGGTGGGCGACAGCGTGGTGTCGGGCCCGGGCTCGGACGTGCGCACGGGGAACGCGTTGCCGCTGGGCGAGGTGCCGTTAGGCACGTCGGTCCACAACATCGAGCTGATTCCCGGGAAGGGCGGGCAGATGGCCCGTTCGGCGGGGATGTCGGCCGAGGTGGTGGCGAAGGAAGGCGAGTACGTGACCCTTCGCATGGGGTCGACGGAGATGCGCCGGGTGCACCAGCGCTGCCTTGCGACGATTGGCGAGGTGGGGAACTCGGAGCACGAGCTGCAGTCGTGGGGGAAGGCCGGGAAGACGCGCTGGAAGGGACGTCGTCCCAAGGTGCGCGGCGAGGTGATGAACCCGGTCGACCACCCGCACGGCGGGCGTACGCGCGGCGGGCGGAACGTGGTGAGCCCGTGGGGCAAGAAGGAGGGCGTGAAGACGCGCAACATGAAGAAGCCGTCGCAGCGCCTGATCGTCCGCGGCCGCAAGCGTGGCAAGGCCACGCAGTCCGGCTTCTAG
- a CDS encoding 50S ribosomal protein L23: MATLHRTVVRPVVTEKTSAAYQAKGEYVFEVANDATKPAIKQAIEKLFGVKVTGVWTSNVRGKPRRSMGKTSGVRPSWKKAIVTLQSGDKIDIFEG; this comes from the coding sequence ATGGCGACGCTTCACCGCACCGTCGTCCGTCCGGTCGTGACCGAGAAGACCTCGGCGGCCTACCAGGCCAAGGGGGAGTATGTCTTCGAGGTGGCGAACGACGCGACCAAGCCGGCGATCAAGCAGGCGATTGAAAAGTTGTTCGGCGTGAAGGTGACCGGAGTCTGGACCAGCAACGTGCGCGGGAAGCCGCGCCGGAGCATGGGGAAGACGTCTGGCGTGCGACCGAGCTGGAAAAAGGCGATCGTGACGCTCCAGTCGGGCGACAAGATCGACATCTTCGAGGGCTAA
- the rplD gene encoding 50S ribosomal protein L4 gives MSEQTETRDAAAFTALGTARERVTLPSTTFDGTVNMPVMHQVVKAYLANQRQGTASTKTRGLVVGGNQKPWKQKGTGRARQGSTRAPNWPGGGTVFGPHGDRNYSEDVPRKVKALARRSALNARANEAAIFVIDAFNYSEPRTKLLTSLVSRLGVADRKVLILTDGVKQTVHLSGRNIPNVHVMPYSDASAYHVLWSDVVLIEAPAIGHTLAPIAEKESAPARKAKTATKTATKATPKAKTTAARKPAAKKATAKAASKGEGEATTEKKPAAKKTARKKGE, from the coding sequence ATGTCCGAGCAGACTGAGACCCGAGACGCCGCGGCGTTTACCGCGTTAGGCACGGCGCGCGAGCGCGTGACCCTTCCGTCGACCACGTTCGACGGCACGGTCAACATGCCGGTGATGCACCAGGTGGTGAAGGCGTACCTGGCCAACCAGCGCCAGGGGACGGCGTCGACGAAGACGCGCGGACTGGTCGTCGGCGGCAACCAGAAGCCGTGGAAGCAGAAGGGGACCGGCCGCGCCCGACAGGGCTCGACGCGCGCCCCGAACTGGCCGGGCGGTGGTACCGTGTTCGGCCCGCACGGCGATCGCAACTACTCCGAGGATGTGCCGCGCAAGGTGAAGGCGTTGGCCCGCCGCAGCGCGCTGAATGCGCGCGCGAATGAAGCGGCCATCTTCGTCATCGACGCGTTCAACTACAGCGAGCCGCGCACCAAGCTCCTGACGTCGCTCGTGTCCCGCCTGGGTGTGGCAGACCGCAAGGTCCTCATCCTGACCGACGGCGTGAAGCAGACCGTGCACCTGAGCGGGCGCAACATCCCCAACGTGCACGTGATGCCGTACAGCGACGCCTCGGCGTACCACGTGCTGTGGTCCGATGTCGTCCTGATCGAGGCGCCGGCGATTGGCCACACGCTGGCCCCGATCGCGGAGAAGGAGTCGGCGCCGGCGCGCAAGGCGAAGACGGCGACCAAGACAGCGACCAAGGCTACGCCCAAGGCCAAGACGACGGCAGCCAGGAAGCCCGCGGCAAAGAAGGCGACGGCGAAGGCGGCATCGAAGGGTGAGGGCGAGGCGACCACTGAAAAGAAGCCGGCGGCGAAGAAGACCGCCCGCAAGAAGGGGGAGTAA
- the rplC gene encoding 50S ribosomal protein L3, whose amino-acid sequence MLGIIGKKLGMTQIFNEQGQQIPCTVVEAKPNPVVQVLENEWDKSGYRAVQLGYGSQRVRRESKKGERNPRGRRANKAELGHAAKAGLSAPPRVLRAFRLDDAPKGTEVPTYKAGDTIDATIFTVGEYVKVTGTTKGRGFQGVVKRYGFGGGPNTHGNTKHRKPGSISPGTDPSRVIKGKKMPGHYGAERHTQVNLRVEKIDTARHLIYIRGAIAGPTNGIVLVRKQG is encoded by the coding sequence ATGTTAGGCATCATTGGCAAGAAGCTGGGGATGACCCAGATCTTCAACGAGCAGGGGCAGCAGATTCCCTGCACCGTGGTGGAGGCGAAGCCAAACCCCGTGGTGCAGGTGCTGGAGAACGAGTGGGACAAGAGCGGCTACCGCGCTGTGCAGCTGGGCTACGGCTCGCAGCGGGTGCGTCGTGAGTCGAAGAAGGGCGAGCGGAATCCGCGCGGGCGTCGTGCGAACAAGGCCGAACTGGGCCACGCGGCGAAGGCGGGGCTTTCGGCGCCGCCGCGCGTGTTGCGCGCCTTCCGGCTGGACGACGCACCGAAGGGGACCGAGGTCCCGACCTACAAGGCGGGCGACACGATCGACGCGACCATCTTCACGGTCGGCGAATACGTGAAGGTCACCGGCACGACCAAGGGACGCGGCTTCCAGGGCGTGGTAAAGCGCTACGGCTTTGGCGGCGGTCCGAACACCCACGGCAACACCAAGCATCGCAAGCCAGGCTCGATCTCCCCGGGCACCGATCCGTCGCGTGTCATCAAGGGAAAGAAGATGCCGGGGCACTACGGCGCCGAGCGCCATACCCAGGTGAACCTGCGCGTCGAGAAGATCGACACGGCGCGGCACCTGATCTACATCCGAGGCGCGATTGCCGGGCCGACCAACGGCATCGTGCTCGTGCGCAAGCAGGGGTAA
- the rpsJ gene encoding 30S ribosomal protein S10 gives MMAGRIRIRLKAFDHAVIDQAAGDIVRTAEKTGAQVSGPIPLPTKTRRWTVLRSPHVDKKSREQFELKTHMRVIDILDSRAQTVDALTKLDLPAGVDVEIKVN, from the coding sequence ATTATGGCTGGCAGAATTCGCATTCGCCTCAAGGCGTTCGACCACGCGGTGATCGACCAGGCCGCGGGGGACATCGTCCGCACGGCGGAGAAGACCGGGGCGCAGGTGTCGGGGCCGATTCCGCTTCCGACCAAGACGCGCCGCTGGACCGTGTTGCGCTCGCCGCACGTCGACAAGAAGTCGCGTGAGCAGTTCGAGCTCAAGACGCACATGCGCGTGATCGACATCCTCGATTCGCGCGCGCAGACGGTGGACGCGCTCACCAAGCTGGATCTCCCGGCGGGCGTGGACGTCGAGATCAAAGTCAACTAG
- the tuf gene encoding elongation factor Tu, with protein sequence MAKAKFDRNKPHVNVGTIGHVDHGKTTTTAALTKISSDKGFGTKYVAYDEVAKASESQGRRDSTKILTIATSHVEYETAARHYAHVDCPGHADYVKNMITGAAQMDGAILVVSAVDGPMPQTREHILLARQVNVPNIVVFLNKCDLVEDAELLDLVELEVRELLNKYNYPGDDAPVIRGSATKAIEGDPAWVAKIQELYDALDTFIAEPVREIDKPFLMPVEDVFSITGRGTVATGRIERGKIKVQEEIALVGFGSDKKSIVTGVEMFRKLLDDGQAGDNVGLLLRGVDKKEIERGMVLAKPGSITPHTKFEAEVYVLTKEEGGRHTPFFKGYRPQFYFRTTDVTGSIELPGGTEMVMPGDNIQMTIELITPIAMEEQLRFAIREGGRTVGAGVVTKILA encoded by the coding sequence ATGGCCAAGGCAAAATTCGACCGCAACAAGCCGCACGTGAACGTCGGCACGATCGGGCACGTCGACCACGGCAAGACGACGACGACCGCCGCGCTCACGAAGATTTCGTCCGACAAGGGCTTCGGGACGAAGTACGTGGCCTATGACGAAGTCGCGAAGGCGTCGGAGTCGCAGGGGCGTCGTGACTCGACGAAGATCCTGACGATTGCCACCTCGCACGTCGAGTACGAGACGGCGGCGCGCCACTACGCGCACGTCGACTGCCCGGGGCACGCCGACTACGTGAAGAACATGATCACGGGTGCCGCGCAGATGGACGGCGCGATCCTGGTGGTCTCCGCCGTCGACGGCCCGATGCCGCAGACGCGCGAGCACATCCTGCTCGCCCGTCAGGTGAACGTGCCGAACATCGTCGTCTTCCTCAACAAGTGCGACCTTGTCGAGGATGCCGAGCTGCTCGACTTGGTCGAGCTCGAGGTGCGCGAGCTCCTCAACAAGTACAACTATCCCGGCGACGACGCCCCGGTGATCCGTGGCTCGGCCACGAAGGCGATCGAAGGCGATCCGGCCTGGGTGGCGAAGATCCAGGAGTTGTACGACGCCCTGGATACGTTCATCGCCGAGCCGGTCCGCGAGATCGACAAGCCGTTCCTGATGCCGGTCGAAGACGTGTTCTCGATCACGGGTCGCGGCACGGTGGCGACCGGTCGTATCGAGCGCGGGAAGATCAAGGTCCAGGAAGAAATCGCGCTCGTCGGTTTCGGCTCGGACAAGAAGTCGATCGTCACGGGCGTCGAGATGTTCCGCAAGCTGCTCGACGACGGCCAGGCGGGCGACAACGTCGGCCTCCTGCTGCGTGGCGTGGACAAGAAGGAAATCGAGCGCGGCATGGTGCTCGCGAAGCCCGGCTCGATCACGCCGCACACGAAGTTCGAGGCCGAAGTCTACGTCCTCACGAAGGAAGAGGGCGGGCGTCACACGCCGTTCTTCAAGGGGTACCGTCCGCAGTTCTACTTCCGCACCACCGACGTGACGGGCTCGATCGAGCTCCCGGGTGGGACGGAGATGGTCATGCCGGGCGACAACATCCAGATGACGATCGAGCTCATCACGCCGATCGCCATGGAAGAGCAGCTTCGTTTCGCCATCCGTGAAGGCGGCCGTACGGTCGGCGCGGGTGTCGTGACCAAGATCCTCGCCTAA
- the fusA gene encoding elongation factor G: MPRTTPLEHYRNIGIMAHIDAGKTTTTERILYYTGKSHKIGEVHDGAATMDWMEQEQERGITITSAATTCFWRRHGDSHERGTGPEYRINIIDTPGHVDFTVEVERSLRVLDGAVALLDSVAGVEPQTETVWRQADRYRVPRMIFANKMDRVGANFERCVAMIRDRLTRNAFPIQLPVGSGELFTGHIDLVEQKEYIFHDETLGKTFDVREISDEFKAAVAQARHELIEAVVEFDDHIMERYLGGEEPTIDEVRTLIRKATCSMKFTPILCGASFKNKGVQALLDSVIDFLPAPVDVEAIQGHLPHHDETFDTRAVSDAAPFAALAFKIATDPFVGKLTFFRVYSGVLTSGSYVYNSTKDKRERIGRLLQMHANKREEIPEVRAGDIAAAIGLKDTRTGDTLCDDENPIILEAMKFPTPVIDVAIEPKTKADQDKLGIALNKLAEEDPTFRVHTDSETGQTIISGMGELHLEIIVDRMMREFKVDANVGRPQVAYRETIKRRAEKVEGKFVRQSGGKGQYGHVVINIEPAEQGQGFVFEDKIVGGVIPREYIGPVEQGIKEALENGVLAGYPMVDVKIQLVYGSYHEVDSSEMAFKIAGSMAFKEAAKQASPCILEPIMKVEVVSPEAYMGDVLGDLSSRRGKIGGMTQRGEAQVIASTVPLSEMFGYSTRLRSMSQGRAVYSMEFSHYEEVPKSKAEEIISKVK; this comes from the coding sequence ATGCCTCGTACGACTCCGCTCGAGCACTATCGCAACATCGGCATCATGGCGCACATCGATGCCGGGAAGACGACGACGACCGAGCGTATCCTGTACTACACCGGCAAGAGCCACAAGATTGGCGAAGTCCACGATGGTGCGGCCACGATGGACTGGATGGAGCAGGAGCAGGAGCGCGGCATCACGATCACCTCGGCGGCCACCACGTGCTTCTGGCGTCGCCATGGTGACAGCCACGAGCGCGGGACCGGTCCCGAGTATCGCATCAACATCATCGATACTCCCGGGCACGTCGACTTCACCGTCGAGGTGGAGCGCTCGCTCCGCGTGCTCGACGGCGCGGTGGCGCTGCTGGACTCGGTGGCCGGCGTCGAGCCGCAGACGGAGACCGTGTGGCGCCAGGCGGACCGCTATCGCGTGCCGCGCATGATCTTCGCGAACAAGATGGACCGCGTGGGGGCCAACTTCGAGCGCTGTGTCGCGATGATTCGCGACCGCCTGACGAGGAACGCCTTCCCGATCCAGCTCCCGGTGGGTTCGGGCGAGTTGTTCACCGGGCACATCGACCTCGTGGAGCAGAAGGAGTACATCTTCCACGACGAGACGTTAGGCAAGACGTTCGACGTGCGGGAAATCTCCGACGAGTTCAAGGCGGCGGTGGCGCAGGCGCGGCACGAGCTGATCGAGGCGGTCGTCGAGTTCGACGACCACATCATGGAGCGCTACCTGGGCGGGGAGGAGCCGACGATCGACGAGGTCCGCACGCTCATCCGCAAGGCGACGTGCTCGATGAAGTTCACGCCGATCCTGTGCGGCGCGTCGTTCAAGAACAAGGGCGTGCAGGCGCTGCTGGACTCGGTGATCGACTTCCTGCCGGCGCCGGTGGACGTCGAGGCGATCCAGGGGCACCTTCCGCACCACGACGAGACGTTCGACACGCGCGCGGTGAGCGACGCGGCGCCGTTCGCGGCGCTGGCGTTCAAGATCGCGACCGACCCGTTCGTGGGTAAGCTGACGTTCTTCCGCGTGTACTCGGGGGTGCTCACCTCGGGCAGCTACGTGTACAACTCGACGAAGGACAAGCGCGAGCGCATCGGGCGTCTCCTGCAGATGCACGCCAACAAGCGTGAGGAGATCCCGGAAGTGCGCGCGGGCGACATCGCCGCGGCGATCGGGCTCAAGGACACGCGCACGGGCGACACGCTGTGCGATGACGAGAATCCGATCATCCTCGAGGCGATGAAGTTCCCGACGCCCGTCATCGACGTGGCGATCGAGCCGAAGACGAAGGCGGACCAGGACAAGCTGGGCATCGCGCTCAACAAGCTGGCGGAGGAAGACCCGACGTTCCGCGTGCACACGGACTCGGAGACGGGGCAGACGATCATCTCCGGCATGGGCGAGTTGCACCTGGAGATCATCGTCGACCGGATGATGCGCGAGTTCAAGGTCGACGCGAACGTGGGGCGCCCGCAGGTGGCGTATCGCGAGACGATCAAGCGTCGCGCCGAGAAGGTCGAGGGGAAGTTCGTGCGCCAGTCGGGCGGCAAGGGGCAGTACGGCCACGTGGTCATCAACATCGAGCCGGCCGAACAGGGGCAGGGCTTCGTGTTCGAGGACAAGATCGTGGGCGGCGTGATCCCGCGCGAATACATCGGGCCGGTGGAGCAGGGGATCAAGGAGGCGCTGGAGAACGGCGTCCTGGCCGGCTATCCGATGGTCGACGTGAAGATCCAGCTCGTGTACGGGTCGTATCACGAGGTGGACTCGAGCGAAATGGCGTTCAAGATTGCGGGTTCGATGGCGTTCAAGGAGGCGGCGAAGCAGGCGTCGCCGTGCATCCTCGAGCCCATCATGAAAGTCGAGGTCGTGAGCCCGGAAGCGTACATGGGCGACGTCCTCGGCGACCTGTCGTCGCGTCGCGGGAAGATCGGCGGCATGACGCAGCGCGGCGAGGCGCAGGTGATCGCGTCGACGGTGCCGCTGTCCGAGATGTTCGGGTACTCGACGCGCCTGCGCTCGATGTCGCAGGGGCGCGCGGTGTACTCGATGGAGTTCTCGCACTACGAGGAAGTCCCGAAGAGCAAGGCGGAAGAGATCATCAGCAAGGTGAAGTAG